One segment of Tamlana crocina DNA contains the following:
- a CDS encoding glycosyltransferase family 2 protein: MDSQPLLSVHVLTYNSEKYIEATIHSILMQKTSFSFEIVIGDDNSSDNTPSILTQFSKVHPNLIQYKRNESQLGILKNFKATLDRCKGKYIFDIAGDDLLKHPYSLQKMVDAFEKDSSLGFVDSGYDIYFEKTKKTMGFANQTQINCPKEAYKNLLLLGQITPAGTCYKRQALYDFVDFDTYIKNKIAFEDYPILVDLAMNTDFCRINESLHIYRTHGESSTHIKNFNQQVLFKDQLLELATHFSEKYNLPPSILNGHKKGYYEGMLYLAGKFGQGILGKQMFFKLKKPFNARYLGYYLCSQFKLFRTVANRFRKI, from the coding sequence ATGGATTCTCAGCCTCTACTTTCGGTACACGTACTCACCTATAATAGTGAGAAATATATCGAGGCCACGATTCACTCTATTTTGATGCAAAAAACATCTTTTAGTTTTGAGATTGTGATTGGCGACGACAATTCATCAGATAATACGCCTAGTATATTAACCCAATTTTCAAAAGTACACCCCAATCTTATTCAATACAAACGTAACGAATCGCAACTCGGTATACTTAAAAACTTTAAGGCAACTTTAGATCGATGTAAAGGGAAATACATCTTTGACATAGCTGGAGACGATTTATTAAAGCACCCCTATTCGCTACAAAAAATGGTGGATGCTTTTGAAAAAGACAGCAGTCTGGGGTTTGTTGATAGTGGCTACGACATCTATTTTGAGAAGACAAAAAAAACAATGGGTTTTGCCAACCAAACCCAAATAAACTGCCCTAAAGAAGCATACAAAAACTTATTGCTTTTGGGGCAAATAACGCCTGCTGGCACTTGCTACAAAAGGCAAGCACTTTATGATTTTGTTGATTTTGACACTTACATTAAAAACAAAATTGCATTTGAAGATTACCCTATTTTGGTTGATCTCGCTATGAATACCGATTTTTGCAGAATCAATGAATCGTTACATATTTACAGAACGCATGGCGAATCCTCTACTCATATAAAAAACTTTAACCAACAGGTACTATTTAAAGACCAATTGCTTGAATTGGCCACCCACTTCAGTGAAAAATATAATTTACCGCCATCTATTTTAAACGGCCACAAGAAAGGATACTACGAAGGGATGCTATATTTAGCTGGGAAATTCGGACAAGGCATTTTGGGCAAACAAATGTTCTTTAAACTAAAAAAACCTTTTAACGCGAGGTATTTAGGATATTATTTATGCAGCCAATTCAAACTGTTTAGAACAGTGGCCAACAGATTCAGGAAAATTTAG
- a CDS encoding FdtA/QdtA family cupin domain-containing protein yields the protein MTPKLIQIPKIEDRRGNLSVIEKETVPFEVKRVYYLYDVPAGAERGGHAHKNLKQFLVALSGSFDVFLHDGKQESKITLNKPYEGLLIPTGVWREIKNFSSGAVCLVLASEVFEEGDYIREFDDFLKSKNIRV from the coding sequence ATGACTCCTAAACTAATACAAATACCAAAGATAGAAGACCGAAGGGGCAACCTTTCTGTAATTGAAAAAGAAACCGTTCCTTTTGAAGTCAAACGCGTGTATTATCTGTATGATGTGCCAGCCGGGGCCGAGCGGGGTGGACATGCCCACAAAAATTTGAAACAGTTTTTGGTTGCACTTTCCGGAAGTTTCGATGTTTTTTTGCATGACGGGAAACAGGAATCTAAAATCACATTAAACAAGCCCTATGAGGGGTTGCTTATTCCAACAGGGGTTTGGAGGGAAATTAAAAATTTTTCGTCGGGAGCGGTGTGTTTGGTTTTGGCTTCTGAAGTTTTTGAAGAAGGTGATTATATCAGGGAATTTGATGATTTTTTAAAGTCGAAGAACATTCGTGTTTAA
- a CDS encoding glycosyltransferase family 2 protein, with the protein MVSVIIPVYNGEKYLPGTLESVKKQTYSNIEVLLIDDSSTDSSLSILNAFAANDNRFKVFKKERGGMVPKTMNFIKPHIKGDCFYYASQDDIFSEDLIKNMVEKQIQTQADTVLPDMEFYHENNPENKTIVGLNGNRNIDLTGKEALIASLDWTIHGFALFKTELLEAEHFPEDAFDSDEYITRKLFLKSNKVVFSEGCFFYRQDNKNAITKTFSAKNIYTLNTGKRLYDLLVEGDISKKYIFKAQQALLGNHFRFSAIHSFFNFKSNIEKEKTGDFLIDFKKNVFTNAFVFQNINYAITRFKLKYMILSVVYSLPFLFDLVKCGYSKYIKIKWKRKLNISY; encoded by the coding sequence TTGGTTTCAGTTATCATACCTGTTTACAATGGAGAAAAATATCTTCCAGGAACTTTGGAATCCGTTAAAAAGCAAACGTATTCAAACATTGAAGTGTTGTTGATAGATGACTCATCCACAGATTCAAGCCTTTCTATTTTGAATGCATTTGCTGCAAACGATAATCGGTTTAAGGTGTTTAAAAAAGAGCGAGGCGGGATGGTGCCCAAAACCATGAATTTTATAAAACCACACATCAAAGGAGATTGTTTTTATTATGCATCGCAGGATGATATTTTTTCGGAAGACCTCATAAAAAATATGGTTGAAAAACAAATACAAACCCAAGCAGATACTGTTTTGCCCGACATGGAGTTTTACCACGAAAATAATCCTGAAAACAAAACAATTGTTGGTCTAAATGGAAATCGCAATATTGATCTGACGGGAAAAGAAGCGTTGATTGCGTCGCTTGATTGGACCATACATGGTTTTGCGTTGTTTAAAACGGAGCTGTTGGAAGCCGAGCACTTTCCCGAAGATGCCTTTGATTCCGATGAGTATATCACCAGAAAACTATTTTTAAAAAGTAACAAAGTCGTTTTTAGTGAGGGTTGTTTTTTTTATAGGCAGGACAACAAAAATGCCATAACAAAAACCTTTTCGGCAAAAAACATTTACACATTAAATACAGGAAAAAGGCTCTACGATTTACTGGTTGAAGGCGATATTTCCAAAAAGTATATTTTTAAGGCACAACAGGCTTTACTGGGTAATCATTTTAGATTTTCGGCGATTCATTCATTTTTTAATTTCAAATCAAATATAGAAAAGGAAAAAACAGGAGACTTTTTAATCGATTTTAAAAAAAATGTGTTCACCAATGCATTTGTATTCCAGAATATAAATTATGCAATAACAAGGTTTAAATTAAAGTACATGATTTTATCCGTGGTTTACAGCCTACCGTTTTTGTTTGATTTGGTAAAATGTGGCTATTCCAAGTATATCAAAATAAAATGGAAAAGAAAACTCAACATTTCCTATTAA
- a CDS encoding O-antigen translocase, translated as MRFPKFISNNLVLKITSLNSVVILAKLAISVFVQRILAIMVGEAGIAKIGQLRNIMDMLASFSTLGTFSGIIKYVSESKDDEKALEKLFSTTFVFAVLASFVSMVVLFFGASFFSEKLFSTNGYAGVIKIVAVLVPFMALYRICAGVVNGLMAYKVYAISELLAYILSSIILVVALFNYSLNGVLVAIAVGPVFYLIVLLCVYGRAIKRMVKFNPFPLKVPFYKSLLGFSVMSISGHVLFNYVEIDLRNIIIQKLNVDEAGYWTAMTNLSKNYMIFASSIFSIYVLPKFAGLKTAVDFKNEVLNIYKTLLPLFAVGLVLVFVFRNTIVDLVYPGFSGIEPLFKWQLLADFVRLASMVVAFQFLAKKMVAAFVFTELFSVLTFYALACYLIDTYGTEGVVIANFIRYILYFVVVITILVIGFKRRGKNKS; from the coding sequence ATGCGATTTCCAAAATTCATATCGAATAATTTGGTGCTGAAAATAACCTCCTTAAATTCGGTGGTTATTTTGGCCAAATTGGCTATTTCGGTGTTTGTTCAGCGTATTTTGGCCATTATGGTAGGTGAAGCCGGTATCGCAAAAATAGGTCAGTTGCGCAACATTATGGATATGCTGGCCAGTTTTTCAACATTAGGCACTTTTAGTGGCATTATAAAGTACGTGTCCGAATCCAAGGATGATGAAAAAGCATTGGAAAAATTATTTTCAACAACATTTGTTTTTGCTGTTTTGGCATCATTTGTTTCCATGGTAGTGCTTTTTTTTGGGGCGTCTTTCTTTTCAGAAAAATTATTCAGTACAAACGGGTATGCCGGTGTGATAAAAATAGTGGCCGTTTTAGTACCTTTTATGGCGCTATACCGTATTTGTGCCGGTGTTGTAAATGGGTTGATGGCCTATAAGGTTTACGCCATTTCGGAATTGCTGGCTTATATTTTATCAAGTATTATATTGGTAGTTGCTTTATTCAATTACAGTTTAAATGGCGTGTTGGTTGCTATAGCTGTTGGTCCTGTTTTTTACTTAATCGTATTGTTATGCGTTTATGGGAGGGCGATAAAACGAATGGTTAAATTCAACCCTTTTCCGTTAAAGGTACCTTTTTATAAGTCGTTATTGGGGTTTTCGGTTATGTCTATTTCTGGGCATGTTCTTTTTAATTATGTAGAAATCGATTTACGGAACATCATCATACAAAAGCTTAATGTTGATGAGGCAGGGTATTGGACGGCCATGACTAACCTGTCTAAAAACTATATGATATTCGCATCAAGTATTTTTTCAATATATGTGCTGCCTAAGTTTGCAGGCTTGAAAACAGCCGTAGATTTTAAGAACGAAGTGCTAAATATTTACAAAACGTTGCTGCCGTTGTTCGCTGTTGGATTGGTGTTGGTTTTTGTTTTCAGAAATACAATTGTCGATTTGGTTTATCCTGGGTTTAGCGGTATTGAGCCTTTGTTTAAATGGCAACTGTTGGCCGATTTTGTGCGCTTGGCTTCTATGGTTGTGGCATTTCAGTTTTTAGCAAAAAAAATGGTAGCCGCCTTTGTGTTTACCGAGTTGTTTTCTGTGCTTACTTTCTATGCCTTGGCCTGCTATTTAATAGATACCTATGGTACAGAGGGGGTTGTTATTGCTAATTTTATCAGGTACATTCTGTATTTTGTTGTGGTAATTACCATTCTGGTTATAGGTTTTAAACGAAGGGGAAAAAATAAGTCATAA
- a CDS encoding DegT/DnrJ/EryC1/StrS family aminotransferase, giving the protein MIKFLDLKKINSKFDEEFKTVLDGFLSSGNYILSEQVTKFESNFSEYCGSKYAIGVGNGLDAITLIFRAYIEMGKLKCGDEVIVPANTFIASVIGVLNAKLVPVLVEPRLETYNINPGLIEQHITDKTKAILPVHLYGQLCKMDEINSIAQKHNLLVVEDAAQAHGVSYKNITENNNPKAYSFYPGKNLGGLGDGGMVVTNDSNLADTIKKLRNYGSAIKYENQYIGVNSRLDEIQAAFLNIKLPFLDRENGARRQIAKRYLSEIKNKKIILPYWDGSSNHVFHLFVVRTENRGALKKHLEKANIEALIHYPIPPHKQQALEEWKSLSLPITEKIHREVLSLPINSTLTDDEVSEIISAVNAF; this is encoded by the coding sequence ATGATTAAGTTTTTGGACCTTAAAAAAATAAACTCAAAATTTGATGAGGAGTTTAAAACCGTACTCGATGGGTTTTTAAGCTCAGGTAATTACATATTGAGTGAACAGGTTACGAAATTCGAATCAAATTTTTCGGAGTATTGTGGCAGTAAATATGCCATTGGTGTAGGCAATGGGCTGGATGCGATAACCTTAATCTTTAGGGCTTATATAGAAATGGGTAAGCTAAAGTGTGGCGATGAAGTTATTGTGCCTGCCAATACGTTTATAGCCTCTGTAATAGGGGTGTTGAATGCCAAATTAGTTCCCGTTTTGGTAGAGCCTAGATTAGAAACATATAACATTAATCCCGGATTAATCGAACAGCATATAACCGATAAAACAAAAGCCATTTTGCCCGTTCATTTATACGGACAATTATGTAAAATGGATGAAATTAATAGCATTGCCCAAAAACATAATTTGTTGGTGGTTGAAGATGCCGCCCAAGCCCATGGGGTAAGCTACAAGAATATAACTGAAAATAATAATCCAAAAGCTTATAGTTTTTATCCAGGCAAGAATTTAGGAGGACTCGGGGACGGCGGTATGGTTGTAACCAATGATTCAAATTTGGCCGATACCATAAAAAAGCTTAGAAATTACGGCTCGGCCATAAAGTACGAAAACCAATATATTGGTGTGAATTCTAGACTAGACGAAATTCAAGCAGCATTTTTAAATATAAAATTGCCGTTTTTAGATCGGGAAAACGGGGCACGGCGACAAATAGCCAAGCGGTATTTGTCTGAAATCAAAAACAAAAAAATCATATTGCCGTATTGGGATGGTAGCAGTAACCATGTATTCCATTTGTTTGTTGTCCGTACGGAAAATAGAGGTGCATTAAAAAAGCATCTTGAGAAAGCGAATATTGAAGCTTTGATTCATTACCCCATTCCGCCGCATAAACAGCAAGCTTTGGAGGAGTGGAAGTCTTTATCATTGCCCATTACCGAAAAAATACATCGGGAAGTATTGAGTTTACCTATTAACAGTACATTGACAGATGACGAGGTATCGGAAATTATTAGTGCCGTTAACGCTTTTTGA
- a CDS encoding GNAT family N-acetyltransferase has protein sequence MEEYTVVKYSSLYRKAWNDFLLNSKNATFLFHRDFMEYHADRFEDFSLMIFKKGKLVTLFPANKSGDKIYSHQGLSYGGVLLKDETKLREVLNIFYTLLEFLDKKHFKVLEVKMLPSFYTLLPNQELNYLMFVLNAHLVKSETLSVINQKNPVPISKNRLEGCKRGLKNGLEVIEETDFKSFWNEILIPNLKKKHQTAPVHTIDEINYLKQKFPENIKQFNVYHNQKIVAGTTMFLTENVAHCQYISGNADKNQLGSLDFLFQHLIKNVFVEKAYFDFGSSNENDGKNINTGLQFWKEGFGARTIVQEFYRINIGKYHALKSVML, from the coding sequence ATGGAAGAATATACCGTAGTCAAATATTCGTCGTTATACCGTAAAGCATGGAATGATTTTTTGTTGAATTCCAAAAATGCTACATTTTTGTTCCATCGAGATTTTATGGAATACCATGCTGATAGATTTGAAGATTTTTCGTTGATGATTTTCAAAAAAGGGAAACTGGTCACTTTGTTTCCGGCCAATAAATCCGGGGATAAAATATATTCACATCAAGGGTTGAGTTACGGCGGGGTACTTTTAAAAGATGAAACTAAGTTAAGAGAGGTTTTAAACATATTCTATACGCTTTTAGAGTTTTTGGATAAGAAGCATTTTAAGGTTTTAGAAGTAAAAATGTTACCATCATTTTATACGCTATTACCAAACCAAGAGTTAAACTATTTAATGTTTGTCCTGAATGCCCACTTGGTAAAAAGTGAAACACTATCTGTAATCAATCAAAAAAATCCCGTACCGATTTCAAAAAACAGGTTGGAGGGATGCAAACGAGGCCTGAAAAACGGATTGGAGGTTATTGAGGAAACTGATTTTAAATCATTTTGGAATGAAATATTGATTCCGAATTTAAAGAAAAAGCATCAAACGGCGCCCGTCCACACAATAGACGAAATAAACTACCTCAAACAGAAATTCCCCGAAAACATCAAACAATTCAATGTGTACCACAACCAAAAAATTGTTGCGGGCACCACTATGTTTTTAACCGAAAATGTGGCGCATTGCCAATATATTTCGGGCAATGCAGATAAAAATCAACTTGGCAGTTTAGATTTTCTTTTTCAACATTTAATAAAAAACGTTTTCGTTGAAAAGGCTTATTTCGATTTTGGTTCTTCCAACGAAAATGATGGAAAAAACATTAACACCGGCTTGCAGTTTTGGAAGGAAGGTTTTGGTGCCAGAACCATTGTGCAGGAATTTTATAGAATCAATATTGGTAAATATCATGCGCTAAAATCGGTAATGTTATGA
- a CDS encoding O-antigen translocase — MKRLIDYINSKVLVQMASLQIVSVITKIVAGILTSKAIAVFIGPVGLALVGNLRDFVKAFQTVATGGFYKGAVKYISEFKEDAYNLSKTVSTVYYTGFVLTIVVSFFCYFRAEWINTVIFPTYNDYAYVIQIFAIVLPFYALNLFSFAIMNGFSKYKILIVINIIGQILSVSIALLLIYQNQIDGALISVVIAESLIFLITLVGIINRRSLVPLIKARNVSFQFFKSMGTHSLIAVFSVILLPIVGIAIRTYIIDNVGFKDAGFWEAMTRISKYYLMFISSLIALYLLPRFAEIDSTKEFKKEVFSFYKTIIPVLAVGLLVIYLLKHYIVLAVFTDEFQPVEDLFLWQLLGDFVKVLSIVIAYQFLAKKMFWHYVLTEAFLVIILYTTSVYFINSVGGAKGAVIGHFVSYLMYFGIILLIFGSSLFGVDADKNFEK, encoded by the coding sequence TTGAAAAGATTAATAGACTACATAAATAGCAAGGTTTTAGTGCAGATGGCTTCATTGCAAATAGTTTCTGTAATCACTAAAATAGTTGCGGGCATATTAACATCGAAAGCCATTGCTGTTTTTATTGGCCCCGTGGGCTTGGCGCTTGTTGGAAATTTGCGTGATTTTGTAAAAGCTTTTCAAACTGTTGCCACGGGTGGGTTTTACAAAGGTGCTGTAAAATATATTTCGGAATTTAAAGAGGATGCTTATAATCTAAGTAAAACGGTTTCAACTGTTTATTATACAGGGTTTGTACTTACTATAGTCGTTTCGTTTTTTTGCTATTTTAGAGCCGAATGGATAAACACCGTTATATTTCCCACGTACAATGATTACGCCTACGTCATTCAAATTTTTGCCATTGTGCTACCTTTTTACGCACTGAATCTATTCTCGTTCGCCATAATGAACGGTTTTTCCAAGTATAAAATTCTTATTGTAATAAACATTATTGGGCAGATTTTAAGTGTTTCAATCGCTTTACTTTTAATATACCAAAACCAAATTGATGGGGCACTGATTTCTGTAGTTATTGCCGAATCATTGATTTTTTTAATCACCTTAGTCGGCATCATTAATAGACGCAGTTTAGTGCCATTGATAAAGGCTAGAAATGTTAGTTTTCAGTTTTTTAAGAGTATGGGCACACATTCATTAATAGCTGTGTTTTCTGTAATTTTATTGCCGATTGTAGGTATAGCCATCCGGACTTACATTATCGACAATGTGGGGTTTAAGGACGCTGGTTTTTGGGAAGCCATGACCCGGATTTCCAAATACTATTTAATGTTTATTAGTTCGTTAATCGCGTTATATCTACTTCCTAGATTTGCTGAAATTGATAGCACCAAGGAATTTAAAAAAGAGGTGTTTAGTTTTTATAAAACCATTATTCCGGTATTAGCGGTAGGTCTGTTGGTTATATATCTTTTAAAGCATTACATTGTATTGGCTGTTTTTACGGACGAATTTCAACCTGTGGAGGATTTGTTTTTATGGCAGTTGCTGGGCGATTTTGTTAAGGTGCTCTCCATTGTAATTGCCTATCAGTTTTTGGCCAAGAAAATGTTTTGGCATTATGTATTGACCGAGGCGTTTTTAGTGATCATTCTTTATACCACCAGTGTATATTTTATCAACTCAGTAGGAGGAGCCAAAGGCGCAGTAATAGGCCACTTTGTGAGTTATTTGATGTATTTTGGTATTATATTGCTCATTTTTGGTAGTTCGCTTTTTGGGGTTGATGCAGATAAGAACTTTGAGAAATAA
- a CDS encoding uroporphyrinogen decarboxylase: MDVLGIPWVEWVGYAAMATVLVSFLMKSVNKLRIVNALGCLLFVFYGFVLQPISKPIIITNVAIFCINLFYILKEEHSN, encoded by the coding sequence ATGGATGTTCTGGGGATTCCATGGGTAGAATGGGTAGGCTATGCCGCCATGGCTACCGTTTTGGTTTCCTTTTTAATGAAATCCGTCAATAAACTGCGAATAGTAAATGCCCTCGGGTGTTTACTATTTGTGTTTTATGGCTTTGTGCTTCAGCCTATTTCTAAGCCCATCATCATCACAAACGTAGCCATCTTCTGTATAAACTTGTTTTACATTTTAAAAGAAGAACACTCCAACTAA
- the typA gene encoding translational GTPase TypA, whose product MATIKNIAIIAHVDHGKTTLVDKIMYHCQLFRENENTGDLILDNNDLERERGITITSKNVSVTYKDTKINIIDTPGHADFGGEVERVLNMADGVLLLVDAFEGPMPQTRFVLQKAIDLGLKPCVVVNKVDKENCTPDEVHEKVFDLMFELGAEEWQLDFPTVYGSAKNNWMSEDWQKPTENIEPLLDMVIEHIPEPKIEAGTTQMLITSLDYSSFTGRIAIGRLTRGELKVGQNISLVKRDGKVVKNRIKELHIFEGVGRKKVDEVQAGDICAVVGLEGFEIGDTIADFENPEGLKTIAIDEPTMSMLFTINDSPFFGKDGKYVTSRHIKDRLTKELEKNLALRVQETDSADKFMVFGRGVLHLSVLIETMRREGYELQIGQPQVIIKEVDGVKCEPVEEMTIDLPEEVSGKAVEMVTMRKGEMMSMEAKGDRMVCEFIIPSRGIIGLRNQLLTATAGEAIMAHRFKEYQPLKGGIPERQNGSLVSMENGQAIPYSIDKLQERGKFFIDPGEDIYEGQVIGENSRGDDMTVNVTKTKKLSNVRSAGADDKAKIVPAIKFSLEEALEYIQKDEYVEVTPNHLRIRKIFLKEVDRKRNKSL is encoded by the coding sequence ATGGCTACTATCAAAAACATTGCAATTATTGCACACGTTGACCACGGAAAGACCACCTTGGTTGATAAAATTATGTATCACTGTCAGTTGTTCCGTGAAAACGAGAACACAGGTGATTTGATCCTTGATAACAACGATTTGGAGCGTGAAAGGGGCATTACCATTACCTCAAAAAACGTTTCGGTAACTTATAAAGACACCAAAATTAACATTATCGATACGCCGGGTCACGCCGATTTTGGTGGTGAAGTAGAGCGTGTGTTGAACATGGCCGATGGCGTATTACTGTTGGTTGATGCTTTTGAAGGCCCCATGCCACAAACCCGTTTTGTGTTACAAAAAGCCATTGATTTAGGGTTGAAACCTTGCGTGGTGGTAAACAAAGTGGATAAGGAAAACTGTACGCCAGATGAGGTTCATGAAAAGGTATTCGATTTGATGTTCGAATTGGGTGCGGAAGAGTGGCAGTTGGATTTCCCAACCGTTTATGGTTCGGCTAAAAACAACTGGATGAGCGAAGATTGGCAAAAGCCAACCGAAAATATCGAGCCACTTTTAGATATGGTGATTGAGCACATTCCTGAGCCAAAAATTGAAGCCGGGACTACCCAAATGTTGATCACATCGTTAGATTACTCGTCGTTTACGGGACGAATTGCTATCGGGCGTTTAACCCGTGGCGAGCTTAAAGTAGGACAAAACATTTCGTTGGTAAAACGAGATGGTAAAGTGGTGAAAAATAGAATTAAGGAACTTCACATTTTTGAAGGTGTTGGCCGTAAAAAAGTAGATGAAGTTCAAGCGGGAGATATTTGTGCGGTTGTTGGACTTGAAGGTTTTGAAATTGGCGATACGATTGCCGATTTTGAAAATCCGGAAGGATTGAAAACCATCGCTATCGATGAACCAACAATGAGTATGTTATTCACCATCAACGATTCGCCGTTCTTCGGGAAGGATGGTAAATACGTAACTTCTCGCCATATTAAAGATCGTTTGACCAAAGAGTTGGAAAAAAACTTGGCGCTTAGAGTTCAAGAAACCGACAGTGCTGATAAGTTCATGGTTTTTGGCCGTGGGGTATTGCACTTATCCGTTTTAATAGAAACCATGCGTCGTGAAGGATACGAACTTCAAATTGGTCAGCCACAAGTGATCATCAAAGAAGTTGATGGCGTAAAATGCGAGCCTGTTGAAGAGATGACCATCGATTTACCTGAAGAAGTTTCTGGTAAAGCCGTTGAAATGGTGACCATGAGAAAAGGCGAAATGATGAGTATGGAAGCCAAGGGAGACCGTATGGTTTGCGAATTTATTATTCCATCAAGGGGTATTATTGGTTTAAGAAACCAGTTGCTAACGGCTACTGCTGGTGAGGCGATTATGGCGCACCGTTTTAAGGAATATCAGCCATTAAAAGGCGGTATACCAGAGCGTCAAAATGGATCTTTGGTGTCAATGGAAAACGGACAGGCTATTCCGTATTCTATCGATAAACTTCAGGAGCGCGGTAAGTTTTTTATCGATCCGGGAGAAGATATTTACGAAGGCCAGGTTATTGGTGAAAACTCGCGTGGTGATGATATGACGGTAAATGTGACCAAAACCAAGAAGTTGAGTAACGTACGTTCTGCTGGGGCAGACGACAAAGCCAAAATCGTTCCAGCGATTAAGTTTTCTTTGGAAGAAGCTTTGGAATACATCCAAAAAGATGAATATGTTGAGGTAACACCAAATCACTTGCGTATCCGTAAAATCTTTTTGAAAGAAGTAGACCGCAAGCGAAACAAATCTTTATAA
- the kdsA gene encoding 3-deoxy-8-phosphooctulonate synthase, with protein sequence MTLSEVPKIKHTDSNNFFLLCGPCAIEGEDMALRIAEKVVEITNKLGIPYVFKGSFKKANRSRIDSFTGIGNENALKILKKVSETFDVPTVTDIHEVSDAAMAAEYVDVLQIPAFLVRQTDLVVAAAETGKVVNLKKGQFMSPEAMKHAVQKVKDSGSDKTWITDRGTMFGYQDMIVDFRGIPTMKQYAPVVLDVTHSLQQPNQSAGVTGGRPDMIETIARAGVVNNVDGLFIETHFDPANAKSDGANMLHLDNLEKLLTNLVAIRKTVNGLT encoded by the coding sequence ATGACTCTTTCTGAAGTTCCGAAAATAAAACACACCGATTCCAATAATTTCTTTTTACTGTGTGGCCCGTGCGCCATTGAAGGGGAAGATATGGCCTTAAGAATTGCCGAAAAAGTGGTTGAAATCACCAACAAATTGGGAATTCCCTATGTTTTTAAAGGTAGTTTCAAAAAGGCCAACCGAAGTCGAATTGACAGTTTTACCGGAATTGGAAATGAAAACGCACTAAAAATTTTAAAAAAGGTTTCTGAAACCTTTGATGTGCCCACAGTTACCGATATTCACGAAGTGAGCGATGCCGCTATGGCTGCTGAATATGTGGATGTGCTTCAAATCCCTGCTTTTTTGGTGCGGCAAACCGATTTGGTGGTGGCTGCCGCCGAAACAGGAAAAGTGGTGAATTTAAAGAAAGGACAATTTATGAGCCCCGAGGCCATGAAACATGCCGTGCAAAAAGTTAAGGATTCAGGAAGCGATAAAACGTGGATTACCGACCGTGGAACCATGTTTGGCTATCAGGATATGATTGTTGATTTCCGAGGTATCCCAACAATGAAACAATACGCTCCTGTGGTTTTGGATGTTACCCACTCCCTTCAACAGCCCAACCAAAGTGCTGGTGTTACTGGCGGAAGGCCCGATATGATTGAAACCATTGCCCGTGCCGGCGTGGTAAATAATGTTGACGGACTGTTTATTGAAACGCATTTCGACCCCGCAAACGCGAAAAGTGATGGTGCCAATATGCTGCATCTCGATAATTTGGAAAAACTATTGACCAATTTGGTAGCCATCAGAAAAACGGTTAATGGTTTAACATAA